In Rhodococcus sp. OK302, one genomic interval encodes:
- the ilvD gene encoding dihydroxy-acid dehydratase, whose translation MTEPDIKPRSRDVTDGLEKTAARGMLRAVGMGDDDWVKSQIGVASSWNEITPCNLSLDRLAKAVKEGVREGGGFPLEFGTISVSDGISMGHEGMHFSLVSREVIADSVETVMQAERLDGSVLLAGCDKSLPGMLMAAARLDLASVFLYAGSTLPGVAKLSDGSEREVTVIDAFEAVGACSRGLMSRADVDIIERAICPGEGACGGMYTANTMASAAEAMGMSLPGSASPPAPDRRRDGFARESGKAVVELLRRGITTRDILTKEAFENAIAVVMAFGGSTNAVLHLLAIAHEAYVPLTLDDFARVGAKVPHLADVKPFGRHVMTDVDRIGGVPVIMKALLDAGLLHGDCMTVTGRTIAENLADITPPDPDGKVLRAMSEPIHPTGGITILKGSLAPGGAVVKSAGFESDVFTGTARVFERERAAMDALEDGTITSGDVVVIRYEGPKGGPGMREMLAITGAIKGAGLGKDVLLLTDGRFSGGTTGLCVGHVAPEAVDGGPIAFVRDGDQIRLDVSTGLLELLVDDSELAARKQDWEPLPPRYTRGVLAKYTKLVGSASGGAVCG comes from the coding sequence ATGACCGAACCCGACATCAAACCTAGAAGTCGTGACGTCACCGACGGACTCGAAAAGACCGCAGCGCGAGGCATGTTGCGCGCAGTAGGAATGGGCGACGACGACTGGGTCAAGTCGCAGATCGGCGTCGCCTCGTCCTGGAACGAGATCACCCCCTGCAACCTCTCCCTGGATCGGCTCGCCAAAGCCGTCAAGGAGGGTGTCCGTGAAGGTGGCGGATTCCCTCTCGAATTCGGCACCATCTCCGTCTCCGACGGCATTTCGATGGGCCACGAGGGCATGCACTTCTCCCTCGTCTCCCGTGAGGTGATCGCGGACAGCGTCGAAACCGTCATGCAGGCCGAGCGCCTCGACGGTTCGGTCCTGCTCGCCGGCTGCGACAAGTCGCTCCCCGGGATGCTGATGGCTGCTGCCCGCCTCGACCTCGCCAGCGTGTTCCTCTACGCCGGTTCCACCTTGCCGGGAGTGGCAAAACTGTCCGACGGCAGTGAACGCGAAGTCACCGTGATCGACGCTTTCGAGGCCGTGGGCGCGTGCTCACGTGGGCTGATGAGCCGCGCGGACGTCGACATCATCGAACGCGCAATCTGCCCGGGTGAAGGTGCCTGCGGCGGCATGTATACGGCAAACACCATGGCCAGCGCGGCCGAGGCGATGGGTATGTCGCTCCCCGGCAGTGCGTCTCCGCCGGCACCGGACCGTCGACGCGACGGATTCGCTCGTGAGAGCGGCAAGGCCGTCGTCGAACTCCTGCGTCGGGGCATCACCACCCGCGACATCCTCACCAAGGAAGCCTTCGAAAATGCCATCGCCGTCGTCATGGCTTTCGGTGGTTCCACCAATGCGGTGCTCCACCTCCTCGCCATCGCGCATGAGGCGTACGTACCTCTGACTCTCGACGATTTTGCTCGCGTCGGCGCCAAGGTTCCGCACCTCGCGGACGTCAAGCCTTTCGGTCGTCACGTCATGACCGACGTCGACCGGATCGGCGGCGTTCCCGTCATCATGAAGGCATTGCTCGACGCCGGCCTCCTGCACGGTGACTGCATGACAGTCACCGGCCGAACCATCGCCGAGAATCTCGCAGACATCACCCCGCCCGATCCGGACGGCAAGGTTCTGCGGGCGATGAGTGAGCCGATCCATCCCACCGGCGGCATCACGATTCTCAAGGGCTCTCTGGCACCCGGCGGGGCTGTCGTGAAATCCGCCGGCTTCGAGTCCGACGTATTCACCGGCACGGCACGGGTATTCGAACGTGAGCGCGCCGCCATGGACGCTCTCGAAGACGGAACCATCACCAGTGGCGACGTCGTGGTGATCCGCTACGAAGGCCCCAAGGGCGGCCCCGGAATGCGTGAAATGCTCGCCATCACCGGCGCAATCAAGGGAGCCGGGCTGGGCAAGGACGTCCTGTTGCTGACCGACGGACGTTTCTCCGGTGGCACCACCGGCCTCTGCGTCGGGCACGTGGCGCCGGAAGCTGTAGACGGCGGACCGATCGCATTTGTTCGTGACGGTGATCAGATCCGACTCGACGTCAGTACCGGATTGCTGGAATTGCTGGTCGACGACTCTGAACTGGCTGCGCGCAAACAAGATTGGGAGCCGTTGCCCCCGCGGTACACCCGCGGCGTGCTGGCCAAGTACACCAAGCTTGTGGGTTCAGCCTCAGGCGGAGCTGTCTGCGGCTGA
- a CDS encoding S1 family peptidase, whose amino-acid sequence MLRKIVSVLAALVLALGLGFVASGTAIAAATPMGGGSGIIINDEVICTLTTIGHDSGGRLVGITAGHCGEPGATVVPEDNQGAGVVGTFVKSNPDLDYAVIAFDPGKVTPVRTIRGATITAIGTPASFPAVACKEGRTTGNTCGIVWGDVSADASTWTQVCVDHGDSGAPVTVGTTLVAMVNAYVFVPCLGPELGTNMSSILESMNSQGGVGAGYQPI is encoded by the coding sequence ATGTTACGAAAAATCGTATCTGTACTGGCAGCGTTGGTTCTTGCATTGGGGCTCGGGTTCGTCGCCAGTGGAACGGCGATTGCTGCGGCCACGCCGATGGGTGGCGGCTCGGGCATCATCATCAACGACGAAGTCATTTGCACTTTGACAACGATTGGACATGACAGCGGAGGCAGGCTGGTTGGTATCACCGCAGGCCACTGCGGTGAACCTGGTGCGACGGTGGTGCCCGAGGACAATCAGGGGGCGGGCGTCGTCGGGACGTTCGTCAAATCCAACCCTGACCTCGATTACGCAGTCATTGCGTTCGATCCCGGCAAAGTCACCCCCGTTCGGACCATCCGCGGTGCCACCATCACGGCAATCGGCACGCCCGCCAGTTTCCCGGCAGTTGCATGCAAGGAAGGCCGGACCACCGGTAATACCTGCGGAATTGTGTGGGGAGATGTGAGTGCCGATGCATCAACGTGGACGCAAGTATGTGTCGACCACGGTGATTCCGGGGCGCCCGTCACTGTCGGAACCACACTGGTCGCGATGGTGAATGCGTACGTGTTCGTTCCCTGCTTGGGGCCGGAACTCGGCACCAACATGTCATCGATCCTCGAGAGTATGAACTCGCAGGGCGGTGTCGGTGCCGGGTACCAGCCTATCTAG
- a CDS encoding DUF6319 family protein: protein MPPRRRSGATASTPDHLTAENLATLASAVAEGKRATVYLREATPSLGIEAGTSAKVVSVDGTTVLIRPKGVNDELPFEAEELRINRVASTPPKPAPRPKPVVESEPLMEPLVETRPKPRPAPAAAPVPAVIAPTPAPAPAPRPAVKRAKKLPAGVSVTIHAGADNDWSVTVTLGAKRPGKAVPVAPDAVERAIRELGEPTAIEAVESIIVEARDAAVARVDELSRQLEEARKMLEALGTTE, encoded by the coding sequence ATGCCACCCCGTAGACGTTCCGGCGCTACCGCATCAACGCCGGATCACCTCACTGCGGAAAACTTGGCGACTCTCGCCTCGGCAGTCGCCGAAGGTAAACGCGCCACCGTATACCTGCGCGAGGCAACCCCCAGCCTCGGCATCGAGGCAGGCACTTCCGCCAAAGTGGTGTCGGTGGACGGAACTACCGTGCTGATCCGACCCAAGGGCGTCAATGACGAATTGCCTTTCGAGGCAGAGGAATTGCGCATCAACCGCGTGGCATCGACGCCGCCGAAACCGGCGCCGCGCCCCAAACCAGTTGTGGAGTCCGAACCGCTCATGGAACCACTCGTCGAAACGCGACCCAAGCCGCGGCCCGCACCGGCAGCAGCCCCCGTCCCGGCAGTCATTGCGCCGACGCCGGCGCCGGCGCCGGCGCCTCGCCCAGCCGTCAAGCGTGCCAAGAAACTTCCGGCCGGAGTCAGCGTCACCATTCACGCCGGTGCCGACAACGACTGGAGCGTCACCGTCACTCTGGGCGCCAAGCGTCCGGGCAAAGCGGTTCCGGTAGCTCCCGACGCAGTCGAGCGAGCCATCCGCGAATTGGGTGAGCCGACGGCAATCGAGGCAGTCGAATCGATCATCGTGGAAGCCCGTGACGCGGCGGTTGCGCGCGTCGACGAACTGAGCCGCCAACTCGAAGAGGCACGCAAGATGCTGGAGGCACTCGGCACCACCGAGTAA
- a CDS encoding DUF4365 domain-containing protein has protein sequence MAIVKLTVSQNLRWLFREQHESDQGIDGQIETAFGGVGSGRLIAVQIKSGPSYFRESTDEGWIFRFGENKARLWLGHALPVMVLLIDTNSHTVFWQRIALTTVESTGKGYKVLVPRANNLKYASDEWEHIASGLEFRAHERYEFVLAQVPPSTREALVGLHGIEPEHAEVLALHLAEGRDNAVGTCQALISAKPHWITKHSSFAWLVVASYAAEHDANIESAIAFELAADADARRRGKMLASGGLNMISVDRDRACKLLRRAEFEGGAKALVAIGNTLLAHPLDDARPFELDGYLLGDSQEVHSSAVVQQFLSEQSVRIGDIEAACTYAERALELDPEDASSMDRVARALSVRASNAGAQSDDLERAKALLGLAIDQRHSWGGPTKELLPSLLRILMIRGEFAQVLRRCLPPPEGDALPNEARIPEVLRTALRAANMAGRRDLVAQIDRMMGDTSADLAARFDAGVVQLSDYQHCAMLTEILDESHRNLDYEKIAATTIRLACLGSDESSRMVEYVEKGIIPEYLADLAATVAKANTNLDAELPSLRALARHNAIAAEHLIELLRRAGRLGESADVCVDAYETHQIPMFLIQHAGLLIEAEDWVAAEAAAQRVLSSTTGYVFERRRLLIFLAAQSGDRGEWSTAEQHIAEAITSTGQSDDRDVWKLVAIQLERGSGDRAAATVRRYRPVVRCDSEARMWLSAMSVLAWDAHIVSEALSLSARFEKDPALAVAILGQIITATQCDDEPDSEDHSPIEQGGGYGLPRVPGDLHRQAFAALDRLVDRHGEVSGVRVLKGDSDQLVERMQELVRQQSGELPAEFLNMLQHNRLPIGILATLRRGSYALALVKRATGPLVAASTDEDEHDIEVAVAKSALGCKVSVDATSLVVVSRLQDCDVLMGQFSTVLLAAISRRDITRAVGEVSMLAASPGVVGWDPRADSMVFYEQTVEEFREYKDRVGGLDRAARAATIRSVNLLPLFARLSFASDAPWLAPIQLAADENIPLWCDDLGTRRLARAVGVEAFGTPALIDAIAKTAVESSITDAEIDTAAAELANRMRTLASERIVDVPVSLNDLLELAAADDWKPKAAALVISRGSWWLWQDDPIADMIVLYKEIGKRDAEALVDWQVAAMLGAARSRTVADDASTVLAIVALVGFDLSPSVEKQVAGLCRARELAGELDCPDPLTMVPVAARFVARMGQSEYSEQYVADLMANFADEDYDSSAHSD, from the coding sequence GTGGCAATTGTCAAGCTGACTGTGAGTCAGAACCTTCGGTGGCTATTTCGAGAGCAGCATGAGTCCGACCAGGGCATCGATGGTCAGATCGAAACTGCTTTCGGGGGAGTCGGATCTGGGCGACTAATTGCTGTTCAGATCAAATCTGGACCAAGCTACTTCAGAGAGTCCACTGACGAAGGTTGGATCTTTCGGTTCGGTGAAAACAAGGCCAGGCTGTGGCTGGGTCATGCACTGCCGGTGATGGTCCTTCTCATTGATACCAACAGCCACACGGTGTTTTGGCAGCGGATAGCACTGACTACCGTTGAATCGACAGGAAAAGGCTACAAGGTTCTCGTCCCACGTGCGAACAATTTGAAATATGCGTCGGATGAATGGGAACACATCGCGAGTGGTCTTGAGTTCCGGGCGCATGAACGTTACGAATTTGTCCTTGCCCAAGTTCCGCCGTCAACTCGCGAAGCGTTGGTAGGTTTGCACGGCATCGAACCAGAGCATGCTGAGGTGCTTGCACTACATCTAGCTGAAGGACGAGACAACGCGGTTGGAACCTGTCAGGCATTAATCAGCGCAAAGCCACATTGGATCACAAAACACAGTTCATTTGCGTGGCTGGTGGTCGCCTCGTACGCTGCGGAGCACGACGCAAATATTGAAAGCGCCATAGCATTTGAGCTGGCCGCTGACGCTGACGCACGTCGCCGGGGCAAGATGTTGGCTTCGGGTGGGCTCAACATGATCTCCGTGGACCGTGACCGTGCGTGCAAGCTTCTTAGGCGTGCCGAATTCGAAGGCGGAGCGAAAGCTCTCGTAGCAATTGGGAACACGCTCCTAGCGCATCCGCTAGATGACGCTAGGCCATTTGAACTCGATGGATACCTTTTGGGCGACTCGCAAGAGGTTCATAGTAGTGCTGTCGTGCAGCAATTCTTGAGTGAACAGTCGGTTCGAATAGGAGATATCGAGGCAGCGTGCACCTACGCTGAGCGGGCTCTAGAACTTGACCCAGAGGATGCGTCATCGATGGACCGCGTCGCGCGTGCTCTTAGTGTGCGCGCCTCGAACGCGGGTGCTCAGTCGGACGATCTCGAACGGGCGAAGGCGCTACTAGGGCTTGCTATCGATCAACGCCACTCATGGGGAGGTCCGACCAAGGAATTGCTACCTTCCCTGCTTCGGATTTTGATGATTCGAGGAGAGTTCGCTCAAGTTTTGCGGCGATGCCTCCCACCTCCTGAGGGTGATGCGCTGCCAAATGAAGCCCGCATACCAGAGGTGCTTCGCACGGCGTTGCGTGCTGCAAATATGGCGGGCAGGAGGGATCTCGTGGCCCAGATTGATCGAATGATGGGAGATACATCTGCGGACCTTGCAGCTCGGTTCGATGCCGGTGTTGTTCAACTTTCTGACTATCAGCATTGTGCGATGCTGACTGAAATTTTGGATGAATCCCACCGAAACCTCGACTACGAGAAGATTGCTGCAACCACAATTCGACTTGCGTGCTTGGGCTCTGATGAGTCGTCAAGAATGGTCGAATATGTTGAGAAGGGCATTATTCCAGAGTATTTGGCCGATTTAGCCGCAACGGTAGCGAAAGCAAACACGAACTTGGACGCGGAGTTGCCTAGCCTCCGTGCGCTCGCAAGACACAACGCAATCGCGGCCGAACATCTGATTGAATTGCTTCGGCGAGCTGGGCGGCTTGGCGAATCTGCCGATGTATGTGTCGATGCCTATGAAACGCATCAGATTCCGATGTTCTTGATCCAACACGCTGGTTTGTTGATCGAGGCTGAAGATTGGGTCGCTGCAGAGGCCGCAGCTCAAAGGGTTTTGTCCTCGACAACAGGATACGTTTTCGAACGGCGCCGTCTATTGATCTTTCTGGCAGCACAATCGGGGGATCGTGGCGAGTGGAGTACCGCGGAACAGCATATTGCGGAAGCTATTACGTCAACGGGGCAGTCGGACGATCGCGATGTTTGGAAGCTTGTTGCGATCCAATTGGAACGTGGATCGGGGGATCGAGCAGCAGCGACGGTGCGTAGATACCGTCCTGTCGTTCGATGTGATTCGGAGGCACGTATGTGGTTGTCCGCCATGTCTGTGTTGGCATGGGATGCTCATATTGTCTCGGAAGCGCTTAGCCTGTCGGCCAGATTTGAGAAGGATCCGGCGCTTGCGGTTGCGATACTCGGTCAGATCATCACGGCAACACAATGTGACGATGAACCTGATTCAGAAGATCACTCACCAATTGAGCAAGGCGGCGGGTACGGGTTGCCGAGAGTTCCGGGGGATCTCCACCGTCAAGCTTTTGCAGCGTTGGATCGTCTCGTTGACCGGCACGGTGAGGTCAGCGGTGTGCGCGTATTGAAGGGGGATTCGGATCAACTCGTAGAGCGTATGCAAGAGTTGGTCCGACAGCAATCGGGGGAGCTCCCTGCTGAATTCCTCAATATGCTGCAACATAATCGACTTCCCATCGGGATTCTCGCGACGCTACGTCGTGGTAGCTACGCTTTGGCTCTTGTTAAGCGTGCAACGGGTCCACTTGTTGCGGCATCTACGGACGAAGACGAACACGATATTGAAGTCGCAGTAGCGAAGTCGGCGCTTGGATGCAAGGTCTCTGTTGACGCGACGTCCTTGGTGGTTGTCAGTCGGCTTCAGGACTGCGATGTGCTGATGGGGCAATTTTCGACGGTTCTACTAGCAGCCATTTCGCGTCGAGACATCACGAGGGCTGTGGGTGAAGTGAGCATGCTCGCGGCCAGTCCTGGAGTCGTAGGTTGGGATCCACGGGCAGATTCAATGGTGTTCTATGAACAGACGGTCGAGGAATTCCGCGAATACAAGGACCGTGTGGGTGGCCTGGACCGCGCAGCGCGTGCCGCCACTATTCGCTCAGTTAACCTGCTACCGCTATTCGCAAGGCTATCGTTCGCTTCTGATGCTCCTTGGTTGGCGCCGATTCAGCTAGCTGCGGACGAAAACATTCCCTTGTGGTGCGACGATTTGGGGACGAGACGTCTGGCGAGGGCAGTCGGGGTTGAGGCCTTCGGAACACCCGCACTGATCGATGCAATTGCGAAAACGGCTGTTGAGAGTTCGATAACCGATGCCGAGATAGACACTGCCGCTGCAGAACTGGCGAATCGTATGCGAACGTTGGCGAGTGAGCGCATAGTCGATGTGCCCGTCTCATTGAACGACCTATTGGAGTTGGCGGCCGCCGACGACTGGAAGCCAAAGGCGGCGGCACTCGTCATCTCCAGAGGGTCGTGGTGGCTTTGGCAGGATGACCCCATCGCCGACATGATTGTGTTGTACAAAGAAATCGGAAAGCGCGACGCGGAGGCGCTAGTCGATTGGCAGGTGGCAGCTATGCTGGGGGCCGCTCGGAGTCGGACGGTTGCCGATGATGCATCGACGGTATTAGCCATCGTCGCACTTGTTGGTTTTGATCTCTCACCTTCAGTCGAGAAGCAGGTAGCAGGATTGTGTCGGGCGCGAGAATTGGCGGGTGAATTGGACTGTCCAGATCCTCTGACGATGGTCCCCGTCGCTGCTCGTTTCGTGGCTCGAATGGGTCAGTCTGAGTACTCGGAGCAATACGTCGCAGATTTGATGGCAAACTTTGCAGACGAGGACTATGACAGTTCTGCCCACTCGGATTGA